The Nematostella vectensis chromosome 11, jaNemVect1.1, whole genome shotgun sequence nucleotide sequence aggattcgtgatagtatgtgagtaGATTTATACTAATTTGCATAGACCTATTTCAGGTTGTCAGTgtaatggcgattggcaaattgcagttataagaccgaaagtaaccatgcgtctcaaagaatatggaaaaataaaataaaaatatccatggaaggttaccaatgcttggctgGACTTTATTCAACACCTtttttacgaataattagtacccaaaAGTCATTAACATTTGTctttcgccatttgcactggcAACCTTTTTAAGATAAACAGAACTCTTATAATGGACAGCCCCCAAGGTCAACcataaaagcttttttttctatttgctACAGATTCTACTCACCAAAAACACTGCACCTAGTTAGTTGGTAGTTTTATGGATCCATTCCCTGGTATATCATAGGCCTCTATTCTTTGTATTCCACTGTCAGTCAAACTGCTCGAATTACAAAGAGACCTTTTCTAGAGGTTGTACAATAATACAAAACAATAATCCTTGTTTATCAAGGGAAGCATATTAACCGAATtcacagttttctaacatatggccctcgtaaagattgtaagcactgtcactgggggtggtctctgccagagggtttattgcgtccccagtggttctttcaCGTCCCTttggttcaggttagtgtagtgcagcttgaagagacggtacctccggtttagtccttatccgagaagactggaaacacgggggAATAACTTTACTCAATTGTGAAACAAATTCGAATAAAGGCAGGAACCTGGAAAAAAATTTCCAGTTTgtgccaggattcgaacctgggccacagcggtgagaggccgacgcgctaacacactaggccacatGTGCCCATTAGGTACccatttgggggaggggtccACTGCGCTATCATGCTAATGTTAAAAAACTAAGATATTCCAGCCATCGAtcctatatttttttccattacATCCAAAACTTTTGCTATGAAATTGCATTGACACGGAAAAACACCGGTGCCCTCAAATAGCGTGCATTTCGTATAGAATTGCTCAATGTATTGTACAATGAATACATCTTACCACAACTTTTCTATATATTTGAAGTAGGTCGCTTTCCCTTCCATTTCCTTAAAGTATTttgaagtgaaaaaaaatattttgctgtaTTTGAATTTCTTATATAATACAACTTTGGCATTTTCTCGGCACTTATCGTCTCctttattttcagatattcgTGCTTTTTATAGCATCCATCCATGCACACGGATTTCAAACCGAATACATTACTCCATCAACACACGTGTCTTCTGACAACAAGCAGACAAAGCCTCAGGCCGCTGACCAAAACGCGCCCGCGAGAACAATGTTAAAGCATCTCCAACATGTTGAGCCTACAAACATGCAGAATCCTGTCAGCAGAGAAAAACGACAAGTATGCTCGTGCATGGCGTGCGCAGAACGAAACTCAAAAAATCCGCTGAACATTGGAAAAGATATCCCGTACGAAGCCGTGCGCAAGGTCTTTAAATTCTTAAAAATTGCGCGTAAACGGATGAAAGTGAGATATAGTCGACAGGGCCAGCTGTACTGCAAGAATGGCTACCTCATTCACATTGACAAGGATGGAAGAATCAGCGGTACGACCAGTCACAAGGATCAGTATTGTAAGTAATACAGCAACAGCCGAGTAAGACATACCATGCGTAGCTAGCGCAAAGGTAAGCCAGTTTGCGCGCCGCGATTTTTCGTTTGTCCTTCTTCCCAGGAGCGCGCGGTCTGTCTATTCCCCCAGCCCCTTTTCGCTTGGTATGCATGCCCAGTAGGGCAAAGTTACCGCGCTTGATGCGTAGGTATGACTAGTAACAAGGTGTATCATCTACAATGACAGTATACACGTCAGCTCACACCTCGAAAACATGAAAGGACGTGGAGCAGGCACTCAGAACAAAGTCAGTGGCATGTGAATCGCATTTGATGATATCTTGTGATGTTGATTTGGGCTGTACAATTACTAAACATTTACATTTAGGTGGCACTATTGTTAATAAAATATTCATTATTTGTATAGCGCATATTAACACATGATAAAATGCGCTTCACGTGTGACTGACTTTACCGGTTAACGAAGTTCGGCGAGAGACGTATAGTTTAACGTCTTTTTTTATCCTAAAAGATGAGAGATTCACAATTCCAAATGCAGAAAGCCCGGTCTTGTATCTATGagaaaatcccaagttgacaTGACCTAGGTCCGAACCCTGgtcctcttgtttgagaaagAAAGTCCGTACACTGAGATGTGGCTTGCTAATAAGATCTTTCATTGTTGTAGCCGCTCTCGAGTTCCAGTCCCTCGGTGCCGGAAAAGTTATTATCAAGGGCGTGGTCACTGGACGGTATCTTGCAATTAACGACCAGGGCTTGTTATATTCCACGGTAAGTTGTCAGATCGGGCTATTTTACTAACAAGTATGATGATGTCTATGATATGATACGATGATAAGTACCCATGAATGGTCCCTTGAAATTTTGATTTGCTCGCATATGTCCTCACTTATGCACA carries:
- the LOC5508136 gene encoding fibroblast growth factor 1, whose translation is MESHQIFVLFIASIHAHGFQTEYITPSTHVSSDNKQTKPQAADQNAPARTMLKHLQHVEPTNMQNPVSREKRQVCSCMACAERNSKNPLNIGKDIPYEAVRKVFKFLKIARKRMKVRYSRQGQLYCKNGYLIHIDKDGRISGTTSHKDQYSALEFQSLGAGKVIIKGVVTGRYLAINDQGLLYSTDTFHKEAIMEEKQEENFYHSFNSHRYRQPGWYVALRRNGQVKKTSVMQKAAQFLVLYK